The window CGGTCACTCCTGatacacaaagaacagtacagcacaggaacaggccattcggccctccaagcctgcgccgatcttgtcaCAGTCGATTTGTTTCCTTCCATATCCATGAAGTATCTTGAGATGTTTTCTCTGTTaaagttgttatataaatgcacattttgtTGTTAACTCGTCCCCTCAAATTTCTTCCACCCCAAAGCCTCAACCCATGACTGCTTCATCCCATTCTTGTCAAACTCAGCTGACAGCACACACAGCTCTCCCATTGGCTGAACCCCAGCATCAATCCAACTTGTCCTTTTTGGCATTGGGGTGCCAGTTTTTGTTAGTCTAGTGAATTGAGGCCAATTTCTCAGCTTGGTGTCTGCAGTATATCCTAAAATCCCAACTGCAGATTAAAGCAGCTGACAATGCTCAGCCAGGAACAACCTGTTCTGACTGATAACATGGTTAAGAATAGCACAAGTTGCAGTTTTTGTTTGCACAATACTCGCAGGGAGGtgtagcatggggttagatacagagtaaagctccctctacactgtccccatcaaacactcccaggacaggtacagcatgggggttagatacagagtaaagctccctctacactgtcccatcaaacactcccaggacaggtacagcacgggggttagatacagagtaaagctccctctacactgtccccatcaaacactcccaggacgtgtacagcacgggggttagatacagagtaaagctccctctacactgtccccatcaaacactcccaggacaggtacagcacgggggttagatacagagtaaagctccctctacactgtccccatcaaacactcccaggacatgtacagcacgggggttagataccctctacactgtccacatcaaatactcccaggacaggtacagtacgggggttagatacagagtaaagctccctctacactgtccccatcaaacactcccaggacaggtacagtacggggttagatacagagtaaagctccctctacaaaaaaaaaacgggaTTGGCTGCTCTGTGATTTGGAATCCTGAGTGCTGAGTGCCATGAGGTGTACCATGTAATTTCACACGGGAACttcagaaaagaaaaaaaaaaatggaaaaaaaaaaaaaacgggggttagatacagagtaaagctccctctacactgtccccatcaaacactcccaggacaggtacagcacgggggttagatacagagtaaagctccctctacactgtccccatcaaatactcccaggacagatacagcactggggttggctgctgcctaattggaggtgctgagtggtaatgaggttcagctgactgtagcTCTGTGCAGAGGCTGGAAGCTGTATGActactgcaagagggagagactgagattgaaagaaAGGTTTTCCAGCCTTTCTTTTTGTAAGAAGAAAGCGGGAGGCTAGAAGAACTGACAGCTCTTGTGAGTTTGGGTTTTGtagccctttcattgattgttgtggggaggggaaAAGGAAGAGACTGGAAGACTTTGGGTGGGGTTgtttgtttgaacagggagctcctgtgtttaacagcattgaataggagctccctccccaccccaacgagctagcctgggatagctggagctgcccaggtgaagagacgttCTCTTAACTGTGTAAACCATACCAGAAGCAGAGTGTGTCTGGGCAGCTACAGttgtcccaggtgaagacatcgcaacccctcccaccaccaactggaagaccagcaaaaggACTGCCTGCATTAACACCTGCaaagagactgattcctcctgaccctcctctcgttcagcctctctccctagccataccctccagtcTGTGCTTTTTGGGATAATTTGTTGCTgttatttgttattcctttctctcaatttctatttttattttttctctcaacggtgggtgtgactcttctaccccatggTTTCACAGTCCTGTCCAGTGGCGGGGCCTTCtaatgctgcagcagctgctcctatGGCCCAGTCACCATTTAGAATATTGACAttgaagcatggggtgaagagttacacccaccccaatatgtctatggaagcctgtgtaaaggcaatggctgaggttgtcggcccctcggccattgtggcagcctcaaaaatgtacgggaaggctgtgctcttgctgaagaccgagcgggccgtgtccctggccctgaataaagggctcactgtgggtgggactttcctaccagtggaccctctgggggccactgcgcagtggataatgttgtccaatgtcccgcccttcattcccaatgagcttctcctcccccacctgcaccatctgggggaggtaaggtcgggaatcaccccaatcccgctcgatcttcgggagcacagcctccgacatgtctactctttCTGCCATCGGCTATTTATGcaactggcgcgggaggaggtcttggagggccatttcaatgtagagttccagggggcagcctaccgtgtcttctggaccttggatgcagcgtggtgccacgtctgcaaggggcggggcatgttcgtaagaactgccccaacctcccggctgccaactccacctcggcggcccagggtggcgccacatcacctcctcccactccccccacacatcctacAGACACCGTCcaatcggttccggaggctgtagttttcacagcctccagcaggGAGGggggtgcccgtccaagtggaaggaaggcgcggaggaaaaataaacaccgagaggctcgtccccggacaccatgacacaacccgagcctgagctcaaccCAAGGCCCTTTCTcagggaatccacctgtcccagggctgggctcaggcccagagtaactaaaaaaaaaatgagggtgcagaagcagaggcctccgatgacatggaggtctctgagcctctgtgcCCTAGTggaaaaaagaggagaaggcacaccTCCACGGAGGTAGCTCAGGGCCCTGAGAtgacccatctgttggaggggagctgtctcctggttcaggtccgcaggtttcccctaccaccaccaccatcaaggctgcaaagtctgggtagcagctccctattcctcaggatggaggggagggggagacccctCTACATGCAACCCCTCCTGTGGGAGCAAGTGGAGCCCTACTTATGGTGGGGGAGCTTGGGGACGCTCCTGGagaagcctcccattctgccactgggtcgggtgccctgagtggagtggaggggagggcgaggccccaacgGCTGGATTTCCGGAATCGGGAACTTCtctctcccctggaccgctcattggtctggggacagaggtggaggggggtcctgaacgtcTGGTACCCACAAGCTCCAGTTCCATTCTAgaacagagaggactcctccgccatggatcctgggggtgggatcgtgacggaggtgggaccagctggcgcggccgggagatccaccccacagtgtgtggcgggtgtgtcggccgctggcagtgatgacccggaggaggatggggactcggtgtggggcacggaggacgatcttgattccatcgccagtgaggtggtggagtccctcatgcctcccaccaagtctcctctcatccccacggcagaactctggaatttcctcgcggcttgcaggggtagccacaataaagttcagctgaccCTCAgccattggtcgaatctggcgctgatcatccagtccgtccgtgtctccctcaagaaagcgggcaagcgtgcgggcgtgaaactggtttagAGGCGCctatttaatgcgttcctcaatggattgctgggggagtcgaaggccaggtgcacttccgttccctcctcacagtgaggtgttggtgacggtttttaagtacctttgacatgaagataaccatagccagcctcaacatcaacggcagcagggggtctcaccgcagatttcacaatctctcagtcctcagggaagggagatatgtgatgagctttctgcaggaaacccacaccgttccgggagacgaagccacctggctcctggagtggcagggtggggtctacatgagtcatctcacccctatttctagtggggtggcgatCTTGTTAGCCCCaacctttcagccggagatcttgggggtcaaggagctagtgccaggccgcttgctccacctcgccgttcgcctgggtagcataccgctccactttgtgaacgtgtacgcacccaggcccggcgcgttgcaagcgcacttctttgaagaagtgtccgctctcttgagctctattgatagcggtgagtgcatcatcctcgggcggGATTTTAactctcgaggtgggggatcgctccggtccccagcgcggccaagcgttggtggagaagttgaggggactgatcagctccctcaacttggtggacgtctggcagattctccatcccgactccagcgccttcacatggatgTCTGGAGGAGgaaggtcccgaatcgaccgcccctacttttcgcaggcgtacgtctcctgcgtctcggcggcctccatgcggctggtgccatgctcggaccaccgcctggtgtgggcggagttcactccgctccgcatgtgggcggggtctgcatactggcactttaacaactggctgctggaggacgagcgattccgggtcTCGTTCCGtccattctgggccgactggagaaggaagcaggggggcttccccttcttgaggctatggtgggatgtgggtaagactcacattcgtgtcttctgtcaggagtacgcgaaggggtcgaccaaggggAGGGAAGCTGAGATCGggtgcctagagagggaggtgctcaaccTGGAGTCCCGTCTCGGTCATGCTGTcgcagacccggccctgtggcaggcgtacaaagagaagggcgcgctgagggatctgcagctcatagggtcccgaggcgcgtacgagaggtcgcagatccagattctggaagatttggaccgcgcctcacccttctactcgctggaaaaatggcgggaggTCCgtcagcagctcgttgagctgctggccgacgatggatcctccatcacagatccggagggaataggcctcctggtccgtacttattacagtgcattgttctctccggatccgtccagcgaagaCGCGGCAgaattttgtgggaggacctgctgcaggtcagcccagaggccgccgaaggattggaggctccgctcacgttggcggagctgaccgacgccctccaccagctctcgaggggcaaatccccggagctggatgggctgaccgtggagttccttagggcgttctgggacgtcctggggaatGATTACGCGcgtgtcctgggggaaagcctagcgaccggggagatgcccctctcatggcgcagggtggtcatcatcctgctgccaaagaggggcgatctccgcctgcttagaaactggcgtccggtctccctcctcagcatggattacaagatctttgcccgggctatgtctacccgcctgggcaccatgctggcccacatgatccaccccgaccagtcctacacggtcccgggccggtccatccaggacaacatccacctggtccgggaccttatccatctttcccagaggactggtcagtcagtcgcctttctctcccttgatctggagaaggcgtttgacagggtggatcacgattaccttttcaggactctgcgcgctttcggactctggccgcattttgtggcccagatccgacttttatacgccgccacagagtgtctggtcaaagttaacgggtcttgACGGcggcccttcgctttgggagaggagtgcatcagggatgccccatgtccagccaatgtataccatctgcgtggagccattcctgtgcctgcttcgcaggaggttgacgggattggctctgcgtgagccggccatgcaGGTCGTCCTCAATCTTACGCCGATGTGGTGCTCtttgcggtcacagatcccgttgacttgcggaggatgcgcgactgccagcagatctttcctgccgcgtcctccacgaggatcaattgggggaaatgttccggtctcctggtgggtcagaagcgggtggactccctgccggaggagatgacaccttttacatggagcaccacgcacctcctctatctgggagtccaccttagccccgctgaggaagcctggccggcaaactggcaggagttggagacgaaaGTCACTGCTCGGCTGGGGCGCATGGACAAGACTgcgccgagtgctttcctacaggggtggcctccatgctgtggtaccggttgatcACTTTGGCCCTGTCCCctccatttgccaccaagatccagaagaaactcgtcgatttcttctggggcaagaggaaacactgggtctctgccacggtcctgagtctcccgattgaggagggcagccaatcgctggtgtgcgtccgcacccaggctgcaactctccgccttcggaccctgcagagatacctgtacgtcgagcatcctccaagatggtgtgcgctggcaacgtattttttccgccagtgtcactgccttcaagacgacatgcagctcccggCAGAGTCTGTTAgccgcacctctctgagggagttgcctgtcttttaccgggatctattccgagtctggaacatagtcgcctccagtcagggcgctccaccatcggcggaggtgagcgcctcggctgtccgggcggctgactccGGGGACGGACCGGCAGGCGGAGGAGtggccgaagcccccgggacgcccctcactgcgggtgacgagggggctcgggagagcggagcgctcccggctgagctgacccctgctcggccaTAACTGCTCATCGGTCCCAGGCCCCGAAATCCTCCTCGGGAGcctgtcccacacaacccgagccgcctctcagaaatgccctccgtgccattccaatcggcgcggaggggtttcctgtatgggctgctcctgcacactctccacttcttcGCCCTcgccagccggccggacacgccctggcggtccgcattgccatctggcggcgaggggaaaccccgatggaggtctccctacgcaggagtcttccccctttacattggggacctggggtggagggtgttgcacagggcagtcccgtgcaatagatttTTAAGTAGGtttacggactcccaggccgcctgtgctttctgcggcctggacgagtccgtgtttcatgtaTATATGgattgtgtgaggttgcagcctctctttgagtatttgaaggggctgctcctcaaattctggctgcacttcagtcccacgctcctgatctttgggcacccggtgaggagagacgtgggccaggaggaggatctcctcgtcggtctgctcctgggcctggccaaggtggcaattcacaggtccagcctgcgggccgtcgggggtccgtcctccctgattgcctgcccctcttccgcggttacgttcgggcccgggtgtccctggagaaggagcatgcggtgtccgctggtacgcttgcggccttccgcgaccggtgggcaccgcagggactggagtgcatcgtcgacgccgagaatggcattttaatttgagttttttgtttgtttaattttaataaagttatttttaaaaatatgtttataaagggggcctgaggaataaaggccccctcgacataaaatatataaaaggggcctggggtatcaaGGTCACCTtatggaaaaaaaaaagaaaaaaacaagagGTTATAGACAACACCCTACGATCTGTAATGTCTATAATCTGAGGACGATACCCCTCTACTTACTCAATGTGATATTTTTTTCATTTTCTATCCCAGCAATCTTGTAGCCTCTCTGAGTGAGATAACCAACTTAGTGCCAATGTGAGAGGCATCTTGTGCCATGGGTCCATGCACACTGGGAGCTGGGCTGAGACtagccaaactcatttcacatggCAACGTCACAATCATCAGACGGAAAGAAAACTTTGTCAAAGTTGAAAAATAATCTTTGAATAAAGTTGGTTGAAGTGCTGTCTAAAAATCACATCACTGATAATTTTGTGAATTTATTTATATAGTATAAAAATCCCAAAAAAAGTAAAAATTTGTTTAATATCCCTCAATACATCAAATGAAATTTTCTGAATTAAGAAGTTTTGAAGGACTGAAGTAGGAATCACATCTTCAGCGGAAGAACGCCAGTTTCTCACACAACCAATCCTCTGTGAGTTCATCGATGTTGCGAATCTCAAACACCTGTTTTCAATCAATGGGAGATAATGGGGAGTGTGAGAATACCATTCTCCATAGATACCTTTCTCATCAAACTCTTCAAAAATCACTAACGGCCCATCACTAATATTACAAAGCTAAAATCGATTCTCAattaggagagagaaaaaaaggagaaagGTTTGAATGCCTCATCAGTGACATCTCTTGTTAACGAGAATCTTCTCCCCACCATTTTCCTTATCCTGAATCACATCACAATTATTTTAGAGACTGAGATGCTCAGGTGATGGGCCAAGACTCAATCTGCAGAGAAGCACCAAGGGTTTGGAGAGTGATCCTAGGCTCAGTGGTGTCTTCTGGAGTAGCAACAAGACATACAGAGCAGATCATCCCATGTTGGATCCTTCGGTCTGTGGTGATTAATTAGGGATAGGGAGAGTGAGGAAGGCACCAATTCAGACAGCTATTCATGGAGTGAGTGCACACATCATGACTCTGCTGCAATGCAAGGTTGAATAACATGTAAACCCACCAACCTGCAGAACAGTCACCTAGGTGAGGTACCAGAtcttcaagggatatggagaatgtGAAACATACCAAACAGCATTTGAAAATCAATGAGCAGATGTATATTTAGTGATGAGGTCAAGGTGTTAACATGACAGGAGCAGAAATATAAATTCAAAGGATTTTGAAAGGGTTGTCAGTGAAGCACAGTGAAAGCAGTGTCGAGCCAGGTTCAAGtgttactgatgtttgtgcagattcTCTGCAACAAAGGGCTGTATCTGTTTGTTGTGTTCAACTCCTATTGATGCCTAGGTTCCGGTTTTGTACTAAGTTCAAACCATAAGATTTCCAAGACAGCATGCAAGCATTGTGCAAATTAAAAGGCTAATGCTTTTGCTGAAGTCCCGGTGTATATTCCCATCCCTAGGGAGAAGAGCTTTGGGAATTGTAGAGACTCTAACATATTCACAGAAAAATCTCAAAACACTTCAAATAAATTGATTAACTTTGAAGTGAATTGATTGTTGacacacagcaagaccccacaaacaggaatgtttgGTGCTTTTGTTTGAGCAGGTAAGTTGACCAGGAGAACTCCCGATTCTCTTTCAAGTGATGCCACATTTACCTGAACCACCAAAACAGGACCTCAGTAACATTgtatctgaaggacagcacctccaacgatgcagcactccctcagtctggtACGTGGGAGTTGTCCTAATGATTCAGAGATATTATCCCTCTCTGGCCACCTTGTCCAGGAAGGTTCCCAATTTGATTCCCTGCTTTCTGCGAGTTAGCTGATCTCACTGGGCCAGCAGTGGTggttgaagggggtgggggggtgcaggaggAGTcttgtggggggtggggcgggcaaGGAGGGGCGCAGGGGCTGGATTATGGTAGGGAAAATCGGCCAAGGCTCTAATTCCTAATTGATATCCAATGACCATCAATAGAAGTGAACGTTGAGTGACAATAAGGATGTTTGGTGAAGATGAGGTTGTTGGCTGAGAATGAGATGATTGGCTGAGAATGTGAATGATTGGTGAGAATGGGATTGTTGGATGGTACAATGCACCTTGACGAAATCCACCAGAGTTCCTTCCTGTAGTTACTTTCCAGGGTGGGTGTAGCTTGGCTGTGAAGACTCCCATGGTTCAGTAACCTCTCAAACACACTACTTATCCTCGCGCGTAaagaatgggtgaggtgctaaaaggCCACCTATGGAGGTGCAACCGACGCAAATCACTACCATCCTGAGAGGAGGAGAAAAATGGGAGCATTTAAAAACAAATGGTATTGAAAGGTGTGTCGAAGGGCCCTTGTTCCCGAATTGTACCCACCTTGGTGAGTTCTCCAATTTGCACCAGTCTGTTTTTACTTCCAGCATACATCATCTGCTGTTGTGGATTACATCCTGCAAGCAATGGTGAGAGCAGTTAGCTGTGTGTTTCTGGTTGATTGCAAGGATAATTGAACAATGAGTCTAATCAGACACATAGGGAGACTATAAGGGTGGCTACTGGGGTCAGAAATGGCCATTGTCATTCTACTTACCATTCTATGTAATGAATGACAAGGACAGAAAAgtagattcccccccacccccgcccccccagtcACCCGTCCCACCCCATgccttccacccacccccccacccccggtgcccccccccccccccagtcaatCCCACTCAGTTCCTAATTCAGAAAGGGAATGACTCACATTCTAAGTTTCCATTAGCCCCTGTGGGCAAAGCAACTGACTGATTCTCTTCTTGGCCACAATCTGAGACCAGGAACTTGCAACCTGAGTATCCTAAGCTGCATACAGGCAACAATGAATCACTATTTCCTGATGTGTATTGTACACATACAGGAGTGAAGATGGGATCTCTGgaagtatcacagaattgttacaacgcaaaatgaggccattcagcccatcgtatcatcgctggctctctgaaagagtggtttacctagtgccactccctgaccttctccccatagccctccatgtcttccttttcagataaaaatccaattccctcttgaatgtctcggttgaacctgcctccaccacactctcaggcaatgcattccagatcctaaccactcgctgcatgaaaacatttttccttatgttgctattgcttcttttgccaattaccttaaatctgtgccctctcattctcaatccctgcaccaatgggaacagtttctccctatctacagtatccagacccctcattttgaatacctctatcaaatcacttctcaaccttctcttctccaaagaaaacagttccaacttctccaatctctccacgtaactgaagttcctcatccccgcaACAATTCTTGTGAacattttctgcactctctccaatgcctttacatatttcctaaagtgtggcgtccagaactggacacagtactccagttgagaacGGACCATTGTTCTATACAAGcctaatataacttccttgcttttgtactctgtgcgccTATTAATGAAGCCGAGCATGCTGTATGCTTGatctgctctcaacctgtcctaccatcttcaatgatttatgcacagatacacccagcttcctctgctcctgcacccctttagaattgcacccttgatgtcatattgtctctccatgttctttctactgaaatgaatcacttcacacttctctgcattaaatttcatcagccacttgtctgcccatccttcaacttgtctatatccttttgaagttctccaCTATCCTCCTGACAATTCAcagtgtttccaagttttgtatcatccacaaattttgaaattgtgccctgtacaccaaggtctaggtcattcatatatatcaggaaaagcaagggtcccaacactgacccttggggaactccactacaaaccttcaccctgtccgaaaaacatccattaaccattactctttgtttcctgtcactcagccattttcgCATCCATGTTGTTATTGTCccatttattctatgagctataactttgctcacaagtctgttgtgtgacactttatcaaaacctttttgaagtccatgtacaccacatcaacagcattgccctgatcaaccttctctgttacctcatcaaaaaactccagcaagttagttaaacacaatttgcccttcacaaatccctgctggctttccctaattaacccacatttgtccaagtgactattaattttgccccaattatcatttctagaaatttccccaccaccgaggttaaactgtctgtcctgtagttgctgggctaatctttacactctttttgaacaagagtgtaacatgtacaattctccagtcctctggcaccatccctgaatctaaggaagaccggaaaattatggtcagtgcctccgcaattttcacttccctcagtgtccttggatgcatcacatccggtcctggtgccttatcaacttcaagtacagctagtatatctaatacctcctccttatcaattttaaaccctttgtgtcttaattacctcctctttcaccatgtaaCTGCAGACCATTCTATAAATCACCCAGCATCAATGCCACACAAACCTTGGCTGGGTGATGGTTGATCAGGCTGCAGTCACCGTTACTTATGACGAGTCCACCTTCCatctcatctgcctctgaaactctcatccatgcttttgttatttCCAGATGCGATTCTTCCAATGTTGTATTGGCCGGACCCCCATCTTTCACTTTCCATCAacgtcagctcatccaaaactctgttacccATATCCTAACACACACCAAATACCATCTACCCATCATCCCtgttcgctgacctacaatggctcctggtTCCTGAACGTCtcatatttaaaattctcatcctcgtgttcaaagcCCTTCATTGTttttctcctccctatctctgaacctcctccagcccaacaaccctccgagatctcactGCTCCTCCAATTGTGTCCTCTTGTATATCTCTCATTTTCATTGCTCCAGCATTGACGGCTGTACTTCTGCATCAGACACAACCTCCAATGTATCAATACAAAATGTATTTACTACCATTGGAAACAAGACTTGTCTCCGATCAGCCAGACTCTTTAATCACAGGTAGTCACAGAGATGGGCCTGTGTACTTACCCTGGGGGCTGCTGAAAATCAAGCACAGGGGATAGGACACCCTCTTGTCATGATGCACATACTTATAGCTATAAACTATAAATCTGATCAGTTGTCAAGGAAGTAATATGTCAACATATCCCATTGTATGAAAATGCGTGAGAATAATTAATGACAATTGGGATAATTAATCATAATAGGAAATTATCAATAAGTATAATCAATAATAACAAAGATAATTAATAGGAATGGAGAATA of the Heterodontus francisci isolate sHetFra1 chromosome 40, sHetFra1.hap1, whole genome shotgun sequence genome contains:
- the LOC137352976 gene encoding glia maturation factor gamma-like, whose protein sequence is MSESLVVCDVDPKLLERLKKFRFRKETTNAAIIIKVDKENQQMVLEEEHEDISPDSLRNELPERQPRFIVYSYKYVHHDKRVSYPLCLIFSSPQGCNPQQQMMYAGSKNRLVQIGELTKVFEIRNIDELTEDWLCEKLAFFR